The following coding sequences are from one Neurospora crassa OR74A linkage group I, whole genome shotgun sequence window:
- a CDS encoding dynamin-1 produces MAALGDDLLGVVNKLQDLVFNTIGNDSLDLPQIVVVGSQSAGKSSVLENIVGRDFLPRGSGIVTRRPLILQLINVPADDDAEDATHPSYRNPNAAGRNEWAEFHHIPNRRFTDFGDVKREIENETARVAGTNKGINRQPINLKIFSPHVLNLTLVDLPGLTKVPIGDQPTDIEKQTRNLISEYIAKPNSIVLAVSPANVDIVNSEALKLARHVDPMGRRTIGVLTKVDLMDHGTNALDILSGRVYPLKLGWIGVVNRSQQDIQGNKPMEEALKSESEFFRHHPAYRNISTRCGTQFLARTLNTTLMAHIRERLPDIKARLNTLMGQTQQELASYGDMHFSGKEHRGSLILQLMTRFASSFIASIDGTSTEISTKELCGGARIYYIFNSVFGSSLESIDPTSNLTALDIRTAIRNSTGPRPSLFVPEMAFDLLVKPQIKLLEPPSQRCVELVYEELIKICHTCGSTELSRFPRLQAKLIEVVSDLLRERLGPASNYVESLISIQRAYINTNHPNFLGAAAAMSHVVSNKQERERKRLIQEERERRERRRLKELGTNATETPIEGEEESTTLEKTDNVHVRKTAGKGARSMSPAVRENGPGSIASALNGARSNSPSRFNGGQGVGNAKESFLNYFFGKDGAIVPGPSNSGNIGRHVNQAMEPTFSQSMRRPDDRQVRAPAQSMKVDDDMDYVGNAKGTELSNDGEPAMTDREAMEAELIRALISSYFNIVRESIADQVPKAIMHLLVNHCKDVVQNRLVSELYKETLFEELLYEDDAVKKEREKCEKLLQTYREAAKIIGEVV; encoded by the exons ATGGCTGCCCTCGGTGACGATCTGCTGGGCGTTGTCAACAAGTTGCAAGACTTGGTCTTCAACACCATCGGCAACGATTCCCTGGATCTGCCCCAAATC GTTGTCGTTGGATCCCAGTCCGCTGGAAAGTCGTCCGTCCTCGAGAACATTGTCGGTCGCGACTTTCTTCCCCGCGGCAGTGGAATCGTTACTCGGAGACCCCTCATTCTTCAGCTAATAAACGTccccgccgacgacgacgccgaagATGCAACCCATCCCAGCTACAGGAACCCCAATGCTGCTGGCCGCAACGAGTGGGCAGAGTTTCACCACATTCCCAATCGGAGGTTCACCGATTTTGGCGACGTCAAGCGCGAAATCGAGAATGAGACCGCGCGAGTTGCGGGTACCAACAAGGGAATTAACCGCCAGCCCATCAACCTAAAGATTTTCTCTCCCCACGTTTTGAACCTAACGCTCGTTGATTTGCCTGGTCTCACAAAG GTTCCCATTGGAGACCAGCCTACAGACATAGAGAAGCAGACGCGCAACCTCATCTCCGAGTACATTGCAAAGCCCAACAGTATTGTCTTGGCTGTCTCGCCTGCTAACGTCGACATTGTGAACTCGGAGGCCTTGAAGCTTGCCAGGCATGTCGATCCCATGGGTAGGAGGACCATTGGTGTTCTCACAAAAGTCGATCTCATGGATCACGGAACAAATGCCCTGGACATACTGTCTGGTCGGGTCTACCCGCTCAAGCTTGGTTGGATTGGCGTGGTAAACAGATCGCAGCAGGATATTCAGGGCAACAAGCCCATGGAAGAGGCCTTGAAGTCCGAGTCCGAGTTCTTCAGGCATCATCCCGCGTATCGAAACATCTCCACCCGTTGCGGAACTCAGTTCCTCGCCAGgaccctcaacaccaccttGATGGCTCACATTCGCGAACGCTTGCCAGACATCAAGGCTCGTCTTAATACCTTGATGGGTCAAACCCAGCAGGAACTGGCAAGCTACGGGGACATGCACTTCAGTGGCAAGGAGCACCGAGGTTCTCTTATTCTGCAGCTCATGACCAGGTTTGCGTCATCTTTCATCGCGTCCATTGACGGTACCTCAACGGAAATCTCGACAAAAGAGCTCTGCGGCGGTGCTCGCATCTACTACATTTTCAACTCGGTCTTTGGAAGCTCTCTGGAATCGATCGACCCCACTTCCAATTTAACCGCGCTCGATATCCGGACCGCGATTCGCAACTCGACTGGTCCCCGGCCTAGTTTGTTTGTGCCTGAGATGGCCTTCGATCTCCTTGTCAAGCCCCAGATCAAGCTTCTTGAGCCACCCAGTCAGCGCTGCGTAGAGTTGGTATATGAGGAGCTCATCAAGATCTGCCACACTTGTGGCTCGACTGAGCTATCGAGGTTTCCCAGGCTGCAAGCCAAGCTCATCGAAGTTGTTTCTGACTTGCTTAGGGAACGGTTGGGTCCCGCGTCCAACTATGTCGAGTCGCTAATTTCCATCCAGAGGGCTTACATCAACACTAACCACCCCAACTTCCTCGGTGCGGCTGCAGCAATGAGCCACGTTGTGAGCAATAAgcaggagagagagaggaaacgTCTGATTCAAGAGGAGCGCGAAAGACGTGAACGGAGACGGCTGAAGGAGCTTGGCACGAATGCCACCGAGACCCCTattgaaggggaagaagaaagtacTACCCTGGAGAAGACGGACAACGTCCACGTGCGCAAAACCGCTGGAAAGGGTGCCCGCAGCATGTCTCCGGCTGTCCGGGAGAACGGCCCCGGCAGCATTGCAAGCGCTTTGAACGGAGCCAGATCGAATTCTCCTTCTCGCTTCAACGGAGGGCAAGGCGTGGGTAATGCCAAGGAGTCCTTTCTGAACTATTTTTTTGGCAAAGACGGAGCCATTGTTCCCGGTCCTTCAAACAGCGGCAACATTGGACGCCATGTCAACCAGGCCATGGAGCCTACATTTAGCCAAAGCATGAGACGCCCAGACGACAGACAGGTGCGAGCGCCTGCTCAGTCGATGAAAGTGGATGATGACATGGACTATGTCGGCAATGCGAAGGGCACTGAGCTT AGCAATGACGGCGAGCCGGCCATGACAGATCGCGAGGCGATGGAAGCCGAGCTGATCCGGGCTTTGATTAGCTCCTACTTCAACATTGTGCGCGAAAGCATCGCAGATCAGGTGCCCAAGGCGATCATGCATTTACTAGTCAACCACTGCAAGGATGTTGTTCAAAACCGCCTTGTTAGCGAACTCTACAAGGAGACGCTGTTTGAGGAGCTGCTTTATGAGGATGATGCAGTGAAAAAGGAGCGGGAGAAGTGCGAAAAGTTGCTCCAGACATATCGGGAGGCGGCTAAGATCATTGGTGAGGTTGTATAA
- a CDS encoding succinyl-CoA synthetase subunit alpha: MAMYQHARHYSPVHSLRSQWACRLQMPTSSRRFFTTCQPLHGSYADTLPFLRINSSTRVIFQGFTGKQATANAKDSLAWGTKIVGGVIPGRTGEHLGLPVLPSVRQAMEYLKPDATGIYVAAHQAPGAIEEAIEAEVPLIVAVAEHIPVHDMLRIHSMLKTQSKSRLVGPNSPGIISAVGKCRVGFQPLPCFSPGRVGIVAKSGTLSYETVASTTRAGLGQSLCIGVGGDMVPGTDMVEALSVLEKDPDTEAIALIGEIGGMGELEAAAWIKEYYSRSKSPKPIIGLIAGVNEAPGRILGHAGAFTFLGEPTAKAKIAALEEAGVILVNHPAKIGDTLKTKLREGTTGSGTTSRFQPFATGMQRRQLHFMRGPGRRSPAASLSVHNKQQYQQRRSIYLDVNQCFDELRARGGINCGLYSGHGTRRLLAVGIDRSARSPAILVAPSIEDWMEGAQRTSAPVKSFPFDYRRGPDELAIERLASYLQLSNKGDSAVDSLRRLIETLATLFYEKEGLLLTTHIVERLRGIKVVHARFAFDQATFRNGTPPDKIKAMYVCATDEPAEAKAERSGIVYIKLPGEDATIGTLVNGAGLAMNTVDALADAGGKAANFLDTGGKATSQTVKESFMIILQDPRVRVIFVNIFGGLTRGDVIAHGIIVAFKELSLTVPVVVRIRGTNETEGQKIIADSQLPLYAFDDFEVAAAKAIELSRK; this comes from the exons ATGGCTATGTATCAACATGCTAGGCATTACTCGCCCGTACACAGCCTTCGAAGCCAATGGGCTTGTAGGCTACAAATGCCTACAAGCAGCCGACGTTTCTTCACCACCTGCCAACCACTACATGGCTCATATGCAGACACTCTGCCGTTTCTTCGGATCAACAGCAGCACGCGCGTGATTTTTCAGGGCTTTACAGGAAAACAG GCCACAGCAAATGCTAAGGACTCTTTAGCATGGGGGACCAAGATAGTCGGTGGTGTGATCCCGGGCCGCACCGGAGAGCATCTCGGCCTTCCCGTGCTACCTTCCGTACGCCAG GCCATGGAGTATCTCAAGCCGGACGCAACAGGCATCTATGTTGCCGCCCATCAGGCCCCCGGGGCTATCGAAGAGGCCATCGAAGCCGAAGTACCACTTATAGTCGCTGTCGCCGAGCATATTCCAGTTCACGACATGCTCAGA ATCCACTCCATGCTCAAGACTCAGTCCAAGTCTAGACTTGTCGGTCCTAACTCTCCCGGCATCATTTCAGCTGTAGGGAAGTGTCGAGTAG GGTTCCAACCATTGCCGTGCTTTTCGCCAGGGCGGGTGGGTATTGTAGCCAAATCAGGCACTTTGAGTTACGAAA CTGTTGCATCAACCACCAGGGCCGGGCTTGGACAGAGTCTGTGCATAGGCGTGGGCGGCGACATGGTACCTGGAACGGACATGGTAGAAGCGTTGAGTGTCCTTGAGAAAGATCCAGACACTGAAGCCATCGCTTTGATTGGTGAGATCGGCGGTATGGGAGAGCTCGAGGCTGCAGCTTGGATCAAAGAATACTACTCTCGTAGTAAATCTCCCAA GCCGATTATTGGTCTTATAGCCGGCGTAAATGAGGCACCGGGCCGCATATTGGGGCATGCCGGTGCCTTTACGTTCCTTGGAGAACCTACTGCAAAGGCAAAGATCGCAGCACTCGAGGAAGCTGGTGTGATTCTGGTTAATCACCCAGCCAAAATAGGCGATACTCTAAAGACAAAGTTGCGAGAAGGCACAACTGGGTCCGGCACGACAAGCAGATTCCAACCTTTCGCGACTGGCATGCAAAGGCGTCAGCTTCACTTTATGAGAGGGCCCGGACGGCGTTCTCCCGCGGCCAGTCTATCTGTCCATAACAAGCAGCAGTATCAACAACGACGGAGTATATATCTCGATGTAAACCAATGCTTTGATGAGCTCCGCGCCCGCGGCGGAATCAACTGCGGCCTCTATTCCGGCCATGGCACCCGCCGCCTTCTAGCCGTCGGCATCGATCGCTCAGCACGATCTCCTGCCATCCTGGTCGCCCCTTCTATCGAAGACTGGATGGAAGGGGCCCAGCGCACCTCCGCGCCGGTCAAGAGCTTTCCGTTCGACTACCGCCGGGGACCCGACGAATTGGCCATCGAACGGCTCGCGAGCTACCTCCAGCTGAGCAACAAGGGAGACAGCGCGGTCGACTCACTCCGGCGGCTCATCGAGACCTTGGCCACTCTGTTCTATGAAAAGGAGGGACTCCTCCTGACGACGCACATCGTCGAGCGACTCAGAGGAATAAAAGTCGTTCACGCCCGCTTTGCCTTCGATCAAGCCACCTTCCGCAACGGCACGCCTCCGGACAAGATCAAGGCTATGTATGTCTGCGCTACCGATGAGCCGGCCGAGGCCAAGGCGGAACGGAGCGGCATCGTGTACATCAAGCTGCCCGGGGAGGACGCGACCATCGGGACGCTGGTGAACGGGGCCGGGCTGGCCATGAACACGGTCGACGCTCTTGCGGACGCGGGCGGGAAGGCGGCCAACTTCTTGGACACAGGTGGCAAAGCTACGAGCCAGACGGTGAAAGAAAGCTTTATGATCATATTGCAGGACCCGCGCGTGCGTGTAATATTTGTGAATATCTTTGGAGGACTGACACGGGGTGATGTGATTGCCCACGGCATCATTGTGGCCTTTAAGGAGCTGTCGCTTACGGTTCCGGTTGTGGTGAGAATCAGGGGTACGAACGAGACGGAGGGACAGAAGATCATTGCGGATAGTCAGCTGCCGCTTTATGCGTTCGATGATTTTGAGGTGGCGGCGGCCAAGGCGATCGAGTTGTCTCGCAAGTAG
- a CDS encoding thioredoxin has protein sequence MSTIKDITSIEAWNNHVSSLPASTLLIVSFHAPWAAPCAQMATVLKTLASEYPVTEPLSTSWVSIDAEELSEISETYNVTAVPFLVLARNNQVLETVSGSSAVKVRNAIETHAKKSAQFGTEASEKTPAIANGAATAEGQAGDVVPQDPKKQKEELFRRLGDLVKAAPVMLFMKGTPSEPKCGFSRQLVAILRENAVKYGFFNILADDEVRQGLKEFADWPTYPQLWVDGELVGGLDIVKEELANDADFFKPYSVKANGDASAGQS, from the exons ATGTCGACCATCAAGGACATTACCAGTATCGAGGCTTGGAACAATCATGTGTCGTCATTGCCGGCGTCCACCCTCCTGATCGTCTCCTTCCACGCGCCCTGGGCTGCGCCCTGCGCCCAGATGGCGACAGTGCTCAAGACATTGGCGAGCGAATATCCCGTTACTGAACCGCTTTCCACGTCCTGGGTCTCGATCGACGCCGAAGAACTGTCGGAAATCAGCGAAACGTACAACGTGACGGCCGTTCCCTTTCTCGTGCTCGCCCGGAATAACCAGGTTTTGGAGACGGTTAGCGGAAGCAGTGCCGTCAAGGTTCGAAACGCGATTGAGACCCACGCCAAAAAATCGGCCCAGTTCGGCACTGAAGCTAGTGAGAAGACACCGGCGATCGCAAATGGCGCCGCAACTGCTGAGGGCCAGGCCGGCGACGTTGTACCTCAGGACcccaagaagcaaaaggagGAGTTGTTCAGACGTCTGGGTGACCTGGTCAAGGCCGCCCCGGTCATGCTGTTCATGAAGGGTACTCCCAGTGAGCCCAAGTGCGGCTTCTCGCGACAGCTGGTTGCTATTCTCCGAGAAAATGCCGTTAAATACGGTTTCTTTAACATTCTAGCGGACGACGAAGTACGACAGGGCCTTAAGGAGTTTGCTGATTGGCCTACTTATCCACAACTTTGGGTCGACGGTGAGCTAGTGGGGGGACTCGATATC gtcaaggaggagttggcgaACGACGCCGACTTCTTCAAACCATATAGTGTCAAGGCGAACGGCGATGCGTCCGCCGGGCAATCATAG
- a CDS encoding mitochondrial copper ion transporter, protein MSTFGSPGALPTTKPTPPQRGSFPLDHDGECKHVMTTYLACIKRVKGVNEDECRSLAKAYLACRMERNLMAKDDFKNLGFKEDEPSSTPKPAAEAEKGVKGELRW, encoded by the exons ATGAGTACCTTTGGAAGTCCCGGTGCCTTGCCAACAACAAAACCCACGCC GCCCCAGAGAGGCAGCTTTCCCCTGGATCATGACG GAGAATGCAAACACGTCATGACAACCTACCTTGCCTGCATCAAGAGGGTCAAGGGAGTCAACGAAGATGAGTGTCGATCGCTGGCAAAGGCCTATCTCGCATGCCGCATGGAACG CAACTTGATGGCCAAAGATGATTTCAAAAACCTAGGCTTCAAGGAAGACGAACCATCAAGTACGCCCAAGCCGGCCGCTGAGGCTGAAAAGGGCGTGAAGGGAGAGTTACGGTGGTGA
- a CDS encoding C6 transcription factor → MTPTPPSTTSSGGRSPQEQFRVVRKRNRVPLSCYPCRSRKLKCDRNHPCGNCTKRGGTDASSCFYATPPARKKSQCQPGASPDDMQNRIDRLEGLVLSLVHGGANIDLPPAATATNAAASAGGHAKGQGASSTTTTSSSSAFLHLDDDDGPMQDGEGESDIDDGLATSLGVLKVDPDRGKSMYVGQGHWHTVLADIAEVKNYFALHKKDLEKSYEKVMLSKPPTACEGLTFLFESTPAAEIELRAELPSKSTVLTLCGRYFNSMDNAVNIIHPPTFHQQLRNHWLDPSRTPIMWLGLLYSVMCLAMLSYHKVGDEPPEWKGRTLEKAAEYRLRTVQCLRVGDYTKPTEYTVETMILYLFAEHSSRWDADVGLWLIMSQVTRVAFRMGYHRDAKWFPSLTPFQAEMRRRTWALIRMCDVFFSHQLYLPTMIYEHDCDTDLPHNLADEDFHPDTKVLPPPKPDTEPTNISYMIAKVKLALELGNILQATGRIRNPVHYDEVLRFDAKLREIKANLPPHLRFQPLSGCHDPLTLIIARFNIDILFQKIICLLHRRYMSKATQNIKYNSSRLRAISSSLESLGHLATLHRESQPRGRFRSIKWYVTSIATKDFLLPAMLIVLDLHYDNTLRRTKTAPASPPWTSEQRAEMIKSLEVTRDIWKGLADESMDALKAFNVLEIMLDKINGTQSSQHSGSAIEIPTTATATEFSDPVQEMRSEHSAAITLGMLSGSIDASTTSPTHAAQGLDGPNHPSLNMNVSADPATSGTGPLSMGPTPDYLGNTMAGIGDTSPFASLFGDGVGNSTLDFTTNFDWNSFENYTQTAHWGTDQPFQFFSGTGPEQSYFSQ, encoded by the exons ATGACGCCCACACCACCGTCGACCACCTCTTCCGGCGGCCGTTCCCCCCAGGAGCAGTTTCGTGTTGTCCGAAAGCGAAACAGAGTACCGCTCAGTTGTTATCCTTGCCGGTCAAGAAA GCT AAAGTGTGACAGAAATCACCCGTGCGGAAACTGCACTAAACGAGGAGGGACAGATGCCTCTTCGTGTTTCTATGCCACGCCGCCGGCCCGGAAAAAAAGTCAATGCCAACCAGGTGCCTCTCCCGACGACATGCAGAACCGTATTGACAGGCTGGAAGGCTTGGTCTTGTCACTTGTGCATGGCGGTGCTAATATTGATCTTCCTCCGGCCGCTACTGCTACAAATGCTGCGGCTTCTGCTGGTGGACATGCTAAAGGACAAGGTGCTagctcgacgacgacgactagCAGCTCTTCGGCCTTCCTACacctcgacgacgatgatggcccTATGCAAGATGGCGAGGGAGAAAGTGACATCGACGATGGACTGGCAACCTCACTCGGCGTTCTGAAGGTGGATCCCGATAGGGGAAAGTCCATGTATGTCGGACAAGGCCACTGGCACACCGTTTTGGCGGACATCGCCGAGGTCAAGAACTACTTTGCACTTCACAAGAAGGACCTGGAGAAGAGCTATGAAAAAGTGATGCTCAGCAAGCCGCCTACAGCTTGTGAAGGCCTCACGTTTCTTTTCGAGTCAACACCTGCTGCCGAAATCGAGCTGAGGGCCGAGTTGCCTTCCAAGTCAACAGTCCTGACCCTTTGTGGAAGGTACTTCAACTCAATGGATAATGCTGTTAATATCATTCATCCACCCACCTTCCACCAGCAGCTTCGCAATCACTGGCTGGACCCGTCTCGGACACCAATCATGTGGTTAGGCCTACTTTATTCAGTCATGTGCCTGGCCATGTTGAGTTACCACAAGGTTGGTGACGAGCCGCCCGAATGGAAGGGCCGCACACTGGAAAAGGCAGCCGAGTACCGACTCCGAACAGTTCAGTGTCTCCGGGTAGGCGATTATACGAAGCCGACCGAGTATACCGTGGAGACTATGATTCTCTACCTCTTTGCCGAACATTCATCCCGGTGGGATGCCGATGTCGGCCTGTGGTTGATAATGTCTCAGGTCACGAGGGTTGCCTTCCGTATGGGCTATCACAGAGATGCGAAGTGGTTTCCTTCTCTCACTCCTTTCCAAGCT GaaatgagaagaagaacgtGGGCTTTAATCAGGATGTGCGACGTATTTTTTTCACACCAGCTCTATCTACCTACTATGATCTACGAACACGACTGCGACACCGACCTTCCGCACAACCTGGCCGATGAGGATTTCCATCCAGACACCAAGGTGCTACCCCCACCGAAACCAGATACAGAGCCTACCAACATCAGCTATATGATTGCCAAGGTCAAGCTCGCACTGGAGCTGGGCAACATACTACAAGCAACAGGTCGTATCCGAAATCCGGTCCATTATGATGAAGTTCTTCGCTTTGACGCAAAACTGCGTGAGATCAAGGCGAATCTACCTCCGCACCTACGGTTCCAACCCCTCTCGGGCTGTCATGATCCGTTAACGCTGATCATTGCGCGGTTCAATATCGATATTCTCTTCCAGAAAATCATTTGTCTTCTTCACAGAAGGTACATGTCGAAGGCGACACAAAACATCAAATATAACAGCTCTCGGCTTAGGGCAATCTCATCTTCCCTTGAGTCTTTGGGTCATCTGGCAACGCTCCACCGTGAATCACAACCCAGAGGTCGATTTCGCTCCATCAAGTGGTACGTGACTTCTATCGCAACCAAGGacttcctccttcccgcTATGCTGATTGTGTTGGATCTGCACTATGACAACACGTTACGCCGAACAAAGACGGCACCAGCCAGTCCTCCTTGGACTTCGGAGCAACGTGCCGAGATGATCAAGAGCCTTGAAGTCACCCGAGACATTTGGAAGGGATTGGCAGATGAGTCTATGGACGCCCTCAAGGCGTTCAATGTCCTAGAGATTATGCTGGACAAGATCAATGGCACACAGTCCTCTCAACACTCTGGCAGCGCGATCGAAATTCCTACAACGGCAACAGCGACCGAGTTCTCAGACCCAGTACAAGAGATGCGGTCAGAGCACTCGGCTGCCATAACGCTGGGTATGCTCTCAGGAAGTATAGATGCAAGCACAACCTCACCAACACATGCGGCACAAGGTCTTGATGGGCCCAATCATCCTTCACTGAACATGAACGTCAGTGCCGACCCAGCGACTTCTGGCACAGGTCCTTTGAGTATGGGCCCGACGCCAGATTACCTGGGCAACACGATGGCTGGAATCGGCGACACATCTCCGTTCGCCTCACTGTTTGGTGACGGCGTAGGGAACAGTACACTGGACTTTACCACGAACTTTGACTGG AATTCCTTCGAGAACTACACTCAGACTGCGCATTGGGGAACTGATCAACCTTTTCAGTTTTTTTCCGGGACTGGGCCGGAACAGTCCTATTTTTCACAATAG
- the gh13-2 gene encoding alpha-amylase, with the protein MRPERQLSVVLGLLLSAAVQVGALTSSEWRKQSIYQVVTDRFARSDLSTSAPCDTSQQVYCGGSWQGLISKLDYIQGMGFTAVWISPIVKQIDGVTKDGSSYHGYWASDIWSLNPSFGTADNLKGLSKALHDRGMYLMVDVVTNHMAYLGCRSCINYQGLNPFSSQSYYHSPCTINYDNQTSIETCWQGSDVVSLPDLKTETDDVRKIWHDWVSKIVSTYSIDGLRIDSVKHVEKSFWPGFESAAGVFAIGEVFQGDPAYLAPYQSYISGVLDYASYYWIVNAFQSTSGNITALANGMNILKAAAIDLSLYGSFLENHDQARFAHKTSDMVLAKNAIAFTMLKDGIPIIYQGQEQHYAGSDTPYNREALWLSGFSTNSELYTWIKRLNQLRTHAIKKDDGYLTYRAWPIYSDSHTIAMRKGSSNKQVVGVFTNVGASSSTAVTLSSLASGFSADEPVTDVVSCDSFITDSGGSITITLFGGLPRILYSTTLLNGSDICSSRSAPTSTTSTNSGVPTSISSAASTSCTATAVPITFEALVSTSYGETVKLLGNTTTLGSWNTANAVTLSASKYTSSNPLWYVSFDLAPGNVILYKFIKVNSSGTVSWESDPNHKYTVPCAAATVSSTWRK; encoded by the exons ATGAGGCCCGAAAGACAACTAAGCGTTGTCCTCGGACTGCTACTCTCAGCGGCGGTCCAAGTGGGAGCTCTTACGTCTTCAGAATG GCGCAAGCAGTCCATATATCAGGTCGTGACGGATCGTTTTGCTCGAAGCGATCTGTCAACCAGTGCGCCATGTGACACATCCCAGCAGGTATACTGCGGCGGGTCATGGCAGGGACTGATCTCGAAGCTGGACTATATTCAGGGAATGGGATTCACTGCTGTCTGGATATCCCCAATCGTGAAGCAGATTGACGGAGTTACCAAAGATGG GTCTTCTTATCATGGGTACTGGGCGTCAGATATTTGGTCCTTGAATCCTTCATTTGGCACCGCAGACAACCTCAAGGGGCTCTCCAAAGCGCTTCATGACCGCGGCATG TACCTCATGGTGGATGTTGTCACCAACCACATGGCGTATTTGGGCTGCCGTTCGTGCATCAACTACCAAGGTCTcaatcccttctcttcc CAATCTTACTATCACTCTCCGTGCACCATCAACTACGATAACCAAACCTCCATCGAAAC ATGCTGGCAAGGAAGTGATGTTGTCAG TTTACCGGACCTCAAAACCGAAAC CGACGACGTCCGTAAGATATGGCACGACTGGGTGTCCAAGATCGTGTCAACGTacagtat CGATGGCCTTCGTATCGATAGTGTTAAGCACGTTGAAAAGTCCTTCTGGCCAGGATTCGAGTCCGCTGCCGGCGTGTTCGCCATTGGAGAGGTGTTCCAAGGAGACCCGGCGTATCTGGCACCGTACCAGAGCTACATCAGCGGCGTCTTGGATTATGCAAG CTATTATTGGATAGTAAATGCGTTCCAGTCAACAAGCGGCAACATCACTGCGCTGGCTAACGGTATGAACATACTTAAAGCTGCTG CGATTGACCTCAGTCTCTACGGGTCGTTCCTCGAAAACCATGACCAGGCTCGCTTTGCGCACAAAACTAGTGATATG GTCTTAGCAAAGAAC GCAATTGCCTTTACGATGCTCAAGGACG GCATCCCGATCATTTATCAGGGACAGGAACAGCATTATGCGGGCAGTGATACTCCCTACAACCGAGAGGCCCTCTGGCTTTCCGGCTTTTCAACTAACTCAGAGTTGTACACGTGGATTAAACGGCTGAATCAGCTTCGTACCCATGCTATCAAAAAAGACGACGGCTACCTGACATACCGTGCATGGCCCATCTACTCCGATAGCCACACTATTGCCATGCGCAAAGGTTCATCCAACAAACAAGTTGTGGGCGTCTTCACCAATGTCGGAGCGTCGTCCTCCACCGCCGTCACTCTGTCTTCGTTGGCGTCAGGATTCAGTGCAGATGAACCTGTCACCGACGTCGTGAGTTGCGATAGCTTCATCACCGACTCTGGAGGCAGCATAACCATCACACTTTTTGGGGGGCTCCCAAGGATCTTATACTCCACAACGCTTCTCAACGGCAGCGATATTTGTTCCTCACGGTCAGCTCCCACTTCGACCACCAGCACAAATTCCGGAGTTCCTACATCGATTTCGTCGGCGG CATCGACATCTTGCACTGCCACTGCAGTACCCATCACCTTCGAAGCGCTGGTTAGCACGTCCTATGGTGAGACAGTTAAGCT ATTGGGCAACACGACTACCCTCGGTAGCTGGAACACCGCCAACGCTGTGACGCTAAGCGCGTCAAAGtacaccagcagcaacccgCTGTGGTACGTATCCTTCGACCTTGCGCCGGGAAATGTCATACTATACAAATTTATCAAGGTAAACAGTTCAGGGACTGTTTCTTGGGAGAGTGATCCCAATCACAAATATACGGTGCCTTGCGCAGCCGCCACGGTATCTTCAACTTGGAGGAAATGA